The Nostoc sp. KVJ3 genomic interval GTAGAAATCATAAAGCATCGCGCCTTCCTGCAATATAAGCTAAAAAGACACGACTAATATCGTCCCGGATTTTACGAAACACAACTAGTTTTTCATCCTCAGTTCCTTCAGCAGCAGCAGGATCTGGAAAACCGAAGTGATGGCGCTTAGTTGAAGCAGGCAGAATAGGACAACTCTGATCGGCATGGGAGCAGACTGTAAGAACGGTATCAATTAGCTCATCAAAAAAAGCATTGATGTGCTTACAGGTATTCCCAGAAATGTCAATACCTACTTCCAGCATGACCTTTACTGCCAGGGGATGCACCTCCGTAGCGGGATTCATCCCTGCACTTTGGACATCAAATAAATCGCTAGCTAATTCTCGCAAAAATCCTTCAGCCATTTGGCTACGGCAAGAATTACCTGTACAAAGAATAATTAGCCGAGGTTGACTCATAAGTTTTTTAAGAAAGATGTTGAGTTAATTAATAAGATCAGGTTAGAAATCTTACCTAAATGCTAGAGTACCCAAAATGCTTGGGAAGTGTGATATGCCAAGTTAATACTTAATTGGAATCGTAAGTTTAATACCTTATGGTTTTGTGGTTGCGGTTCCAGAACATCCTGGCAGCGATTCAAAATTAAAAACAACTGCAAGCATTGTTAGAGGCATCATCGTGCAACCTCTGAGTTTTTTCATAAGGCTCTTTGAGTCAAAATTTTACAAATCACCCCAATCAAAATTCAGGAAGCGTCGAGCATTCAGCTTGGTATATTTTTCAGTGTGTTTGATATCACGGTGTCCCAGGAAGTCTTGAATTTCTCTGGTGTTATACCCCTGATTCACCAGATAGTAGCCGCAGGCATGGCGCATCATGTGGCAATGTACTTTGATATCAAGCCCGGCCTGTGCCGCTAGCCGCCCAAGCAGCTTTCGCACCGCATCAGTTGACATCACCTCACCGCGCTCAGAAACGAAAATATATTTACTATCAGGCAACATCTCTCTAAGTTCTTTGAGCAAAGTTATTTCATCATCTCTTAAGGGATGCACCCCAGAATCACTGCCCTTTTCCCTGGTGATGAAAATCTGACGTTCTGCCCACATCAGTGCATCCCATCTTAAACCGCACTTAGCCCCTACAGCTTCCCCTACCCTCAGACCGTGGCGAAACATGAGCAACATCAGTGTATAATCACGGTGAGCATAACGAGCTTTGCGATCGAGCGCAGCATCAAGAAGACTTCGCACCTCACTTGGTGTAAGGTATTCTCTAGACCTGTAATGTTTGTTGGGTAGACGAGTTGGGGGTGGCAACCTCATTTATCTCTGGTGATAGTGTCCGGTGTACGCGTCATATTATGGACAGTCTACTACGCCACGATCCCCATTATTTCGTTAAAAGACAAGCCACTCAAGCGTTATTGCGAACTTTTATCAATTGAGAAATACGTCCATCTTGAAACAATGCCAAATAGTCAGTCTAAGATGCCTGCGATTTTCTCGTTGCGATCGCGGTTATTGTCTAAGCCATGACTGAAAATTAGCTGTATCTCTGACTGCGTTAGAAAGAAGGCGCTAAGTGCCGATTGATTTTCATCGCGTTTCTGTAGACCCTGTGATCCACAGATTGTGCAAATTAAAAGCACAACAGCTTAATATTAATGAAAGTTGAATTATCCTTTTTAATTTCTTAGATTTGTGTCCACTTTCTTCTTCCAAATGAACGATGGCTTTATTCTTCCCTTTTTGGTGTTTTTATAATCTATGTCTAACCAAACGTCTAAATGTCTTAAACAAAATGCTGAAAGAATCATGCAGAGGTGGGAAGAGCGGGCGCGTGATGAAGTTGGTGCATCAATACATCAGGACTCTCTGATGCTACAAAATTCGCTACCTGAGTATCTAGAGCAATTGGTGGATGAGCTGTCAACGAAGA includes:
- a CDS encoding arsenate reductase ArsC, translated to MSQPRLIILCTGNSCRSQMAEGFLRELASDLFDVQSAGMNPATEVHPLAVKVMLEVGIDISGNTCKHINAFFDELIDTVLTVCSHADQSCPILPASTKRHHFGFPDPAAAEGTEDEKLVVFRKIRDDISRVFLAYIAGRRDAL
- a CDS encoding tyrosine-type recombinase/integrase, translating into MRLPPPTRLPNKHYRSREYLTPSEVRSLLDAALDRKARYAHRDYTLMLLMFRHGLRVGEAVGAKCGLRWDALMWAERQIFITREKGSDSGVHPLRDDEITLLKELREMLPDSKYIFVSERGEVMSTDAVRKLLGRLAAQAGLDIKVHCHMMRHACGYYLVNQGYNTREIQDFLGHRDIKHTEKYTKLNARRFLNFDWGDL